From Hartmannibacter diazotrophicus, a single genomic window includes:
- a CDS encoding bifunctional folylpolyglutamate synthase/dihydrofolate synthase: protein MPEALEILDRLSARWPKGYDLSLSRIERLLGALGNPHLKIPPVIHVAGTNGKGSTIAFMRAMLEAARFRVHTHTSPHLVRFNERYRLASGPGTSAFVDDATFTEALARVEAANGDEQITLFELLTAAGFILFSEHPADVVLLEVGLGGRFDATNVIRDPLVSVITSISLDHQAFLGDTVAEIAFEKAGIFKPGRPVVISQPDDDAVRAVFEAEAARVGATLAMGGEDWTVHEEHGRLVYQDESGLLDLPRPRLTGQHQFANAGTAIAALRRSGLNLPVSAIEAGLDTVDWSARLQRLAMGPLLEMAQSGAEIWLDGGHNVGAGEVVSAAMADLEERVARPLFLITGMLSTKDPVGFFASFKGLVRHVYCVPIESSDAGWPAAELADFAVKAGVSAEAALSVSDAMERLSARGPLDMAPRILICGSLYLAGEVLAANGQSPI from the coding sequence ATGCCAGAGGCCCTCGAAATTCTCGATCGTCTCTCGGCCCGCTGGCCGAAGGGCTACGACCTGTCCCTGTCGCGCATCGAGCGATTGCTCGGCGCGCTGGGAAATCCGCACCTGAAGATCCCGCCCGTCATCCATGTGGCGGGCACCAACGGCAAGGGATCGACGATCGCCTTCATGCGCGCGATGCTGGAGGCGGCCCGCTTCCGCGTCCACACGCACACCTCGCCGCATCTCGTTCGCTTCAACGAACGCTACCGGCTGGCGAGCGGGCCGGGCACCAGCGCCTTCGTCGACGATGCCACCTTCACCGAGGCGCTCGCCCGGGTCGAGGCGGCCAACGGCGACGAGCAGATCACGCTGTTCGAGCTTCTGACTGCCGCCGGCTTCATTCTCTTTTCCGAGCATCCCGCCGATGTCGTTCTCCTGGAGGTCGGGCTTGGCGGGCGTTTCGACGCCACCAATGTCATCCGCGATCCGCTGGTGAGCGTCATCACCTCGATTTCGCTCGACCACCAGGCCTTCCTTGGCGACACCGTGGCGGAAATCGCCTTCGAAAAGGCCGGCATCTTCAAGCCGGGCCGGCCCGTCGTGATCAGCCAGCCGGACGACGACGCCGTGCGCGCCGTCTTCGAGGCCGAGGCCGCAAGGGTCGGCGCAACGCTCGCGATGGGCGGCGAGGACTGGACGGTTCATGAAGAGCACGGCCGCCTCGTCTACCAGGACGAAAGCGGGCTTCTCGACCTGCCGCGCCCGCGCCTGACCGGACAGCACCAGTTCGCCAATGCCGGAACGGCCATCGCTGCGCTCCGCCGCAGCGGTCTCAACCTGCCGGTATCGGCCATCGAGGCCGGCCTCGACACCGTCGACTGGTCGGCCCGGCTCCAGCGGCTCGCGATGGGGCCGCTCCTTGAGATGGCCCAGTCGGGCGCCGAGATCTGGCTCGACGGCGGCCATAACGTCGGCGCCGGCGAGGTCGTCTCCGCGGCCATGGCCGACCTGGAGGAGCGCGTCGCCCGGCCGCTCTTCCTCATCACGGGCATGCTCAGCACCAAGGATCCGGTTGGCTTCTTCGCCTCCTTCAAGGGCTTGGTGCGCCATGTCTATTGCGTGCCGATCGAATCCTCGGACGCTGGATGGCCGGCCGCAGAACTGGCGGACTTTGCCGTGAAGGCCGGCGTCTCCGCGGAAGCCGCCTTGAGTGTCAGTGATGCGATGGAGCGCCTGTCCGCACGCGGCCCTCTCGACATGGCCCCGCGGATTCTCATCTGCGGATCGCTCTATCTGGCCGGTGAAGTCCTTGCCGCCAACGGACAATCGCCCATTTGA